One genomic segment of Impatiens glandulifera chromosome 6, dImpGla2.1, whole genome shotgun sequence includes these proteins:
- the LOC124942180 gene encoding uncharacterized protein LOC124942180, translating into MMAEEVVDIPVDKDIIDIPMDRETIIDIKPPPQRSKQLDVVNDDSHEKRTDITTEYSTTPKSEAKVLSRYLRASSLASCHDLCKFGHKHNSEEEPRIPLSRIIRIRLAEMRNQHKTSDLDPKMKEIVNSPKSFPNSKDKHQKKIRQEVLPSPLKLVVLLQKDPMPIKKRPNISGDLTKPVPTKLRFAIRSKSHTTVVKPLQPVKKVASSVKSFVGAVTGMLPKNQKITRKSDEFIKRSDRNVSSTKVKSKENSQKEEEKKRRNINAPCGNCFTQQSPLHKGNMKYDKTLIQTSNSNAKGRSSTGRARVIKTGDSTRKLNSKRGKLVVNSPTKINTSPSEIMFNPTEILVENGYENSNMISCSLNKSVTDELDRSDTEEQQPKQIIEKNGEEEEVNEKGAQNLSNIDEEKDKVDSSRKLIFKKGKIIDNNQPQNISPMRLMFKLSRVIVDCQNTKVHTRISGLKSKDIDKLDYGVNEKNREQVVLKHRLVEGKKDSQSLINNVIEERANKLVESRKSKVKALVGAFESVISLQDTKPLATVNSS; encoded by the coding sequence ATGATGGCTGAGGAGGTGGTTGATATTCCAGTGGATAAGGATATAATCGATATCCCTATGGATAGGGAGACAATAATCGATATAAAACCACCTCCCCAAAGATCAAAGCAATTAGATGTTGTTAATGATGACAGTCATGAAAAGAGGACGGATATAACTACCGAATATTCAACTACTCCAAAAAGTGAGGCAAAAGTTCTATCCCGTTATCTCAGAGCTTCTTCATTGGCCTCATGTCATGATTTGTGCAAATTTGGACACAAGCACAATTCCGAGGAAGAACCACGGATTCCCTTATCAAGAATAATAAGAATCAGATTGGCTGAAATGCGAAATCAACACAAAACCAGTGATCTTGACCCAAAAATGAAGGAAATTGTCAACAGTCCAAAATCTTTTCCTAATTCAAAAGATAAGCACCAAAAGAAGATCCGTCAAGAAGTTCTTCCATCACCACTCAAGTTAGTTGTTCTTTTACAAAAAGACCCAATGCCAATAAAAAAGAGACCAAATATTTCTGGTGACTTAACAAAGCCGGTGCCCACAAAACTGAGATTCGCAATCAGGAGTAAAAGTCACACAACTGTTGTTAAACCACTGCAACCAGTAAAGAAAGTTGCTTCGTCTGTAAAGAGTTTTGTAGGAGCAGTTACTGGAATGCTTccaaaaaatcagaaaattaCTAGAAAGTCAGATGAGTTCATCAAACGTTCTGATCGAAATGTCTCATCTACGAAGGTCAAGTCCAAGGAAAACAGTCAAAAAGAGGAAGAAAAGAAGCGTAGGAATATCAATGCCCCATGTGGAAATTGTTTCACTCAACAATCTCCTCTTCATAAAGGAAACATGAAATATGATAAAACTCTTATCCAAACGTCAAACTCAAATGCGAAAGGCAGAAGCAGCACTGGAAGGGCCAGAGTTATTAAAACAGGTGACTCAACCAGGAAACTAAACTCCAAGAGAGGAAAGCTTGTTGTTAATTCcccaacaaaaattaatacTAGTCCAAGTGAGATTATGTTTAATCCTACTGAAATATTGGTTGAGAATGGATATGAAAATAGCAATATGATAAGTTGCAGCTTGAATAAATCTGTGACAGATGAATTGGATAGGTCAGACACTGAAGAACAACAACCCAAGcaaattattgagaaaaatggagaagaagaagaagtaaatGAAAAAGGAGCTCAAAATCTATCCAATATTGATGAAGAGAAAGATAAAGTTGATTCATCAAGGAAGCTCATCTTCAAGAAAGGTAAGATCATTGACAACAACCAGCCTCAGAATATTAGTCCAATGAGACTTATGTTTAAGCTATCCAGAGTTATAGTTGACTGTCAAAACACAAAGGTTCATACGAGAATAAGTGGGTTAAAAAGTAAAGATATTGATAAGTTGGATTATGGTGTAAACGAGAAAAATCGTGAGCAAGTCGTTCTTAAACACCGACTTGTAGAAGGAAAAAAAGATTCTCAGAGTTTGATTAATAATGTAATTGAAGAAAGAGCTAACAAGCTTGTTGAATCAAGGAAGAGCAAGGTCAAGGCTCTAGTTGGTGCTTTTGAATCTGTTATCTCCCTTCAAGATACCAAGCCATTGGCAACTGTAAATTCTTCTTAA